The genomic DNA ATGCTGTGATGAAACCAGGAGACATTGGTGTTAGTAATGAAGTGACTCATGAAGATGTAAGCATTAACATAAAGTCTGGTTATGCATGCATTTTTAGTTTTAGTAAAAAATAATTGAGTGATGGTACCCAAAGGTAGCCGGTATCTTTGGGTACTTTTTACTTTACAGAGCAAGTGAATTTAATTAAGGGTAGGGGACAGATACACATTATTCCGCGGGAGACTCTGCTTTGAGTCTGAGAAATTGCAAATTGCATGCATTGACCGTTTAACTTGATCCGGGTGATACCGGCGTAAGGAGAGACATGAATCAAACATTGTTGCTGAAAAATCATAACAGTCCTAGCGTTTTTAAACGGTATTGTTCAGCGAGCTGTATGTTAAATATGTTCACACTTGCCGCAGATTTCAATACATTACAGGTTTTAATCCCGGACGTAACATGAGTATTGAGTTAAACGGTATTGATTACGGCATTATAAGCCTTTATTTTTTAGTACTCGTGGGCGTAGGGTTTTTTGCCCAAGCAAAGCACGATTCTAGTGAAAGCTTTTTATTGGGGGGACGCAAATTAACGCTTCCCTTGTTTGTAATGACCTTAACCTCATCTTGGTATGGGGGTATATTGGGTGTAGGTGAGTTTACTTATCTTTATGGCTTTTCCAACTGGGTGATTCAAGGATTACCGTATTATATATTTGCTATTGTCTTTGCTTTTTTACTGGCTAGAAAAATAAGAGGCAATCAACATATTAGTTTGCCGGATCAAGTAGAAGCCGTTTACGGAAAAAAAGCGGCTATGCTTGCCAGTGCCTGGGTCTTTTTTCTAAGTAGCCCTGCCCCTTATGTTTTAATGTTTTCAGTTTTATTGCAAACTTTAAGTGGCTGGTCGCCATGGTTTTGTATGCTGATTGGCCTAATTTTCTCAACGGTATACCTATTTAAAGGTGGGTTTTTGTCAGACTTGTACACAGATATCTTTGAGTTTGTTTTGATGTACTTAGGTTTTGCGGTCTTATTTTTTTTCAGTATCAAAAGTTTTGGAGGGTTAGATTTTTTAAAAAGCAACTTGCCGGATGTGCATCAAACATGGCACGGCGGTAATTCTATGCAATTTATCATGGTCTGGTTTTTTATTGCCTTATGGACCTTGGTAGAGCCCTCGTTTTATCAACGTTGCGCGGCAGCCAAAAATACCAGTACCGCCTTTAAAGGTATTTTAAGCTCTATTGTGTTTTGGTTTATCTTTGACTGCATGAGTATTTCTACGGCACTGTATGCCAAAGCGGCTTACCCTGATTTAGAGAATGCCTTATGGACCTATCCAATTTTAGCAAAAAATATTTTACCTGCGGGTTTACTAGGCATTTTTTGGGTGGCGATGTTTGCGGTGGTGATGTCTACTTTAAATACCACGGGCTTTATTTCTGGCATGTCACTGGGTAAAGATATTTTGGGGAGATTAACATACTTTAAAAGGTATTCAGAAACGCAATTGACCAAACTCGGACTCATTGTTTCTTTACTTTTTGCAGCGAGCTTAGCACTCTACGTTCCTTCTGTGATTCAGCTTTGGTACAGCATTGCCAGTGTGATGGTTCCAGGCTTACTGATTCCTGTTATAGGCTGTTACTATCCTAAACTGCGTTACCCGCAACATAGTGCAGCTTACATTATGTTGGCAGCACCCATGGTCTCTTTTGTTTGTTTAAGTATTGGCTGGTGGCATGAGTTTGGATCGTATGATCACTATCCATTTGGTTTAGAACCCATGTATCCAGGTTTAATTCTCAGCTTAGGCTCTTTGTTGGTTCTTCGTTTATGCGGGATGAAAAAAACAAATTAAGACAAACCAAAAATCTGCCCATCCGCATCTATATCCATATGCTCAGCGGCGGGAGTGTCTGGTAAGCCCGGCATGCGCATCATTTTTCCTAATATAGGGATAATAAAGCCTGCGCCGGCAGCAAATTCAAATTCCCTAACAGTGATGCTAAAATCTTTGGGCAGGCCAATCAAACGCTCATCATCTGAAAGTGATTTTTGGGTTTTGGCCATACACACGGGCAGCGCATTCAAACCCAGTTTTTGGATTTTTTTCAAATCCAGTTGCGCTTGTTTTTCATAATAAACGGTTGAAGCACCGTATATTTTTTGTGCAATGATTTGAATTTTTTCTTCAATAGGCAGTTGCCAATTATACAAGGGTTTAAAGTTATTGTTGGATTGACACATATCAACCACGGCTTGTGCTAGGGCTTTTGTGCCTTCACCACCGTGTTCCCAACCTTTGGATAAAACAGCCTTAATGTTTAACCGCTCACATTGTTCAATCACATACTGGATTTCTTCTGGGCTATCGCTAACAAAGTGATTGAGGGCAACCACCGGTTGAAGGCCAAACTGCTGAATATTCTCAATATGTTTTTTAAGATTGCAAAAACCCTTTTGGACTAAACTTACATTGGGGGAATTAAGCTTTTCTTTTTTAGCGCCACCATGGTGTCTTAGGGCTCTGATGGTTGCTACAATCACAACGCCTTTGGGGGCAATGCCAGCATAAGGGCATTTAATATTGAGAAACTTTTCTGCACCCAGATCAGCTCCAAAGCCAGCTTCTGTGACCACATAGTCAGACAAGGACATGCCCATTTTGGTGGCCAAAATACTATTGGTGCCTTGGGCTATGTTGGCAAAAGGGCCACCATGTAAAATAGCGGGATTGCCTTCTAAGCTCTGAACCAAGTTGGGTAAAATAGCATCTTTTAATAACAAAGCCATGGCGCCATGGGCATTGAGATCTTTGGCAAAGACTGGCTTTCCATTCATTGTAAAACCAACAAAAATATTACCCAGCTTTTCTTTAAGGTCACTTCTATTTTTAGCCAGGCACAAAATAGCCATGATCTCAGATGCTGGAGTAATGTTAAACCCTTCTTGTCTTGGCATACCATTGCTGCTTCCACCAAGACCTATGGTTATTTCACGTAAGGCCCGGTCATTCATATCCATCACCCGCTTCCAATAAATTTGTCTGGGGTCTAAATTTAAACTGCGTTTTTTACTTTGGAGGTTATTGTCAATGAGTGCTGAAAGCAGATTGTTGGCTTTTTCAATGGCAGCAAAATCGCCAGTAAAGTGTAAGTTAATATCTTCCATGGGCACAACCTGAGAATACCCTCCACCAGCTGCGCCACCCTTGATACCAAAAACTGGACCTAAAGAAGGTTCTCTTAAAACAACTGTAGATGAGCAACCAATTTTATTAAGCCCTTCATTTAAACCAATGGATACCGTTGTTTTTCCTTCCCCGGCGGGAGTGGGGGTTATTGCGGTAACCAATATCAGGTTGGAGTGCTTGATCTTTTCTTCATCAATCAAATCCAAAGGTAATTTTGCTTTGTATTTGCCATAATGTTGCAAATGATCTGGGGCGATATTTAATTTTGCTGCAATTGTGTTGATAGGCTGCATCTGGCAGGCTTGAGCAATATGTAAGTCAGAAAGAGGCTTGGTTTGTTTCATGATTTTATCTCAGTAATGTTAAATTTTATGATTCATATGCAACAGATTTATGTTGGATAACACATAAATGGTTATGTGGACATAGCTTGAGTAAAATTTAGAGATGAAAATAGCTTGATCGGGGTTCAAGCTTGACCAAAACACTATTTTAAGCGATTTAGAGCATGTGAAAGTACAAAAGCCACAATCAAAGATCAACTTTCCTGAGCTTGAAAAAACTGTTTTAAATTTTTGGAAAGAGAACCAAGTTTTTCAAAAAAGCATAGAACAACGCCAAGATGCAGAACCTTGGTCATTTTATGATGGCCCGCCCTTTGCTACGGGTTTACCGCATTATGGCCATTTATTGGCCGGAATGATTAAAGATGTCATTCCCAGGTTTTGGGCCATGAAAGGCAAAAAAATTGAGCGACGTTTTGGTTGGGATTGCCATGGCTTGCCGGTTGAGTTTGAGGTTGAAAAGCAGCTAGGTCTAAAAGGCCGACAAGATATTGTAGAACATGGTGTGGCCGAGTTCAATGAAACCTGCCGAAGCATTGTCTTGCGTTACACTCAAGAGTGGCGTGAAACCGTAGAACGCATGGGGCGCTGGATTGACTTTGATAATGATTACAAGACCATGGACCCTGAGTTTATGGAGTCTGTTTGGGCGGTATTTAAACAATTATGGGAAAAGGGTTTAATTTATGAAGATAAAAAAGTTTTGCCTTATTCTACGCCCATTGCTTCACCGCTATCTAACTTTGAAGCCAACTTAAATTATCAGGATGTGCAAGATCCGTCAGTCTATGTGAAGTTTAAGTTGAAAGACCAAGATAATAGTTTCTTTTTGGTGTGGACCACCACGCCTTGGACTTTACCGGCCAACTTGGCCATTGCGGTCAATCCAGATATGGACTACGTCAAAGTTAAAGTTGAGAGTGAACAATGGTACATTCATGCCGATCTTTTTGAATCTGTGGTTAAGAAAAAAGCTGGTCAGAAAGATGCACAAATCGTTGAAACTTTAAAAGGCAAAGATTTACTGGGTCTAAAATATGAGCAATTGATTCCTGGTTTTGAGGATTTAAGCAACGAGCAAAGTTTTACGGTGTATCCAGCAGACTATGTGACCGCAGATTCTGGAACAGGTTTGGTTCATATTGCGCCAGCCTTTGGTGAAGAAGATTTCGCAGTTGGAAAAAATCATGGCTTAGAAGTTTTAGATCATTTGGATAATCAAGGTTATTTTATTGCCGACAATAATCTTGCTGCCGGTGAGTACTTTAAAGATGCCAATAAAACAATTATAGCTCAGTTAAAAAATAAAGATCAGTTATTGCTGCAAGAAACCATACAGCACAGCTATCCCTTTTGTTACCGTTCAGATACACCCCTTATTTATAGAGCGATTTCTACCTGGTTTGTCAATGTCACCAGTATTAAAGACAAGTTGATTGCCAACAATCAACAGGTGCATTGGGTGCCAGAGCATGTCAAAGATGGTCGTTTTGGTAAATGGTTGGAAAACGTTAAAGACTGGGCGATCTCGCGCAATCGTTTTTGGGGCAATCCTATCCCTGTCTGGGTCAATGAAGAAACTGGTGAGAAACTGTGTGTGGGCAGTATTGCTGAGCTTGAGCAGTTAACAGGTAAAAAAGTTAATGATATTCATAAACATTTTATTGATGATTTAGAGATTGTTTCACCCAAAACAGGAGATATTTTAAAACGGGTTCCTCATGTTTTAGATTGCTGGTTTGAATCTGGATCTATGCCTTATGCCCAGAATCATTACCCCTTTGAGATGAGTGATGAACAACTGAATAAAGTTTTTCCCGCAGACTTTATTGCTGAAGGCTTGGATCAAACGCGCGGTTGGTTCTATACCTTAATGGTTTTATCCACGGCTTTGTTTGATAAACCAGCTTACAAAAATGTTGTGGTCAACGGCATTGTTTTGGCAGAAGATGGCCGTAAAATGTCTAAGCGTCTTAAGAATTATCCTGAGCCCAGCGTGGTCTTAGATGAGATTGGCGCCGATGCTTTGCGTTTATATTTGATGCAAAGTGGTGCCGTTGCTGCTGAAGACATGAAGTTTTCTAAAGAAGGTATGCAAGAAGTGGTGCGTAAGGTGTTGCTTCCAGTATGGAATGCCTACAGCTTTTTTGCCACCTATGCAGCAGTGGATGAGTGGGACCCCGAAACAGATTTTAGTCAAAACTTTGAGCATGAATTGGATCAGTGGATTTTATTGAAACTAAAAAACATGCAACATGAGATCAATAACAATTTGTCTGAGTTTAAATTGCAAGGCGTGATGCCAGCCATTCACACCTTTTTAGACTGCTTAAACAATTGGTATATTCGTAGAAGCCGCAGACGTTTTTGGAAAAGTGAAAATGATGGTGATAAACAACAAGCTTTTTCCTGCCTTTACACCGTCTTGGTTGAGTTGAGTAAATGTTTGGCGCCATCGGCACCCTTTTTCTCAGATTATTTGTATCAAAACTTATCTTTAGGACATG from bacterium includes the following:
- the ileS gene encoding isoleucine--tRNA ligase, which produces MKVQKPQSKINFPELEKTVLNFWKENQVFQKSIEQRQDAEPWSFYDGPPFATGLPHYGHLLAGMIKDVIPRFWAMKGKKIERRFGWDCHGLPVEFEVEKQLGLKGRQDIVEHGVAEFNETCRSIVLRYTQEWRETVERMGRWIDFDNDYKTMDPEFMESVWAVFKQLWEKGLIYEDKKVLPYSTPIASPLSNFEANLNYQDVQDPSVYVKFKLKDQDNSFFLVWTTTPWTLPANLAIAVNPDMDYVKVKVESEQWYIHADLFESVVKKKAGQKDAQIVETLKGKDLLGLKYEQLIPGFEDLSNEQSFTVYPADYVTADSGTGLVHIAPAFGEEDFAVGKNHGLEVLDHLDNQGYFIADNNLAAGEYFKDANKTIIAQLKNKDQLLLQETIQHSYPFCYRSDTPLIYRAISTWFVNVTSIKDKLIANNQQVHWVPEHVKDGRFGKWLENVKDWAISRNRFWGNPIPVWVNEETGEKLCVGSIAELEQLTGKKVNDIHKHFIDDLEIVSPKTGDILKRVPHVLDCWFESGSMPYAQNHYPFEMSDEQLNKVFPADFIAEGLDQTRGWFYTLMVLSTALFDKPAYKNVVVNGIVLAEDGRKMSKRLKNYPEPSVVLDEIGADALRLYLMQSGAVAAEDMKFSKEGMQEVVRKVLLPVWNAYSFFATYAAVDEWDPETDFSQNFEHELDQWILLKLKNMQHEINNNLSEFKLQGVMPAIHTFLDCLNNWYIRRSRRRFWKSENDGDKQQAFSCLYTVLVELSKCLAPSAPFFSDYLYQNLSLGHALAAKISVHLEDFSDALELTEEERTIERKIDLTRELSALGRELREKLKIKVRQPLATLYIGFLNESDASLIEDMLDTIKEELNVKNIQFETFSNMVSKAIKPNFKKVGKALGAKMKAFAQACKNLSTEQIETIAAGEALEIDGELYPNEYFVLELAQESHFKHECSVADQFVIAFDENLSEDLIQEGQARELINRVQNFRKESGLNVEDRINLAVHAEDEKVVHAFSTYIKKIEQETLSNLQLKKEGIEQLSYHTQENIDDVVVHIGLEKS
- a CDS encoding sodium:solute symporter family protein: MSIELNGIDYGIISLYFLVLVGVGFFAQAKHDSSESFLLGGRKLTLPLFVMTLTSSWYGGILGVGEFTYLYGFSNWVIQGLPYYIFAIVFAFLLARKIRGNQHISLPDQVEAVYGKKAAMLASAWVFFLSSPAPYVLMFSVLLQTLSGWSPWFCMLIGLIFSTVYLFKGGFLSDLYTDIFEFVLMYLGFAVLFFFSIKSFGGLDFLKSNLPDVHQTWHGGNSMQFIMVWFFIALWTLVEPSFYQRCAAAKNTSTAFKGILSSIVFWFIFDCMSISTALYAKAAYPDLENALWTYPILAKNILPAGLLGIFWVAMFAVVMSTLNTTGFISGMSLGKDILGRLTYFKRYSETQLTKLGLIVSLLFAASLALYVPSVIQLWYSIASVMVPGLLIPVIGCYYPKLRYPQHSAAYIMLAAPMVSFVCLSIGWWHEFGSYDHYPFGLEPMYPGLILSLGSLLVLRLCGMKKTN
- a CDS encoding formate--tetrahydrofolate ligase, with amino-acid sequence MKQTKPLSDLHIAQACQMQPINTIAAKLNIAPDHLQHYGKYKAKLPLDLIDEEKIKHSNLILVTAITPTPAGEGKTTVSIGLNEGLNKIGCSSTVVLREPSLGPVFGIKGGAAGGGYSQVVPMEDINLHFTGDFAAIEKANNLLSALIDNNLQSKKRSLNLDPRQIYWKRVMDMNDRALREITIGLGGSSNGMPRQEGFNITPASEIMAILCLAKNRSDLKEKLGNIFVGFTMNGKPVFAKDLNAHGAMALLLKDAILPNLVQSLEGNPAILHGGPFANIAQGTNSILATKMGMSLSDYVVTEAGFGADLGAEKFLNIKCPYAGIAPKGVVIVATIRALRHHGGAKKEKLNSPNVSLVQKGFCNLKKHIENIQQFGLQPVVALNHFVSDSPEEIQYVIEQCERLNIKAVLSKGWEHGGEGTKALAQAVVDMCQSNNNFKPLYNWQLPIEEKIQIIAQKIYGASTVYYEKQAQLDLKKIQKLGLNALPVCMAKTQKSLSDDERLIGLPKDFSITVREFEFAAGAGFIIPILGKMMRMPGLPDTPAAEHMDIDADGQIFGLS